The following coding sequences lie in one Rutidosis leptorrhynchoides isolate AG116_Rl617_1_P2 chromosome 6, CSIRO_AGI_Rlap_v1, whole genome shotgun sequence genomic window:
- the LOC139852060 gene encoding ATP sulfurylase 2-like, protein MSLTIKLKITPFNSHFNCKPQTHKKFTFLSLPIYHFNKLTTKLVVGHTKTMSSHVIKSSLIDPDGGVLVDLIVSENERELKCIEAEQMVKVKLTKIDLEWVHVVSEGWASPLKGFMREDEYLQSLHFNSIRLKIGNGNDSIVNMSLPIVLAIDDETKEKIGTANDVALVGPDNKTVAILRSIEIYKHNKEERIARTWGTIAPGLPYVEEAITPAGNWLIGGDLEVLSPIKYNDGLDNYRLSPKQLREEFDRRQADAVFAFQLRNPVHNGHALLMNDTRRRLLDMGYKNPILLLHPLGGYTKADDVPLDVRMEQHSKVLEDGVLDPETTIVSIFPSPMHYAGPTEVQWHAKARINAGANFYIVGRDPAGMGHPTEKRDLYDPDHGKKVLSMAPGLEKLNILPFRVAAYDTIAKKMDFFDPSRAKDFLFISGTKMRTFARTGESPPNGFMCPGGWDVLVKYYASLQVEEATPASVSA, encoded by the exons ATGTCCCTCACAATTAAACTAAAAATCACTCCCTTTAATTCACATTTCAATTGCAAACCCCAAACACATAAAAAGTTCACATTTTTATCATTACCCATATACCATTTTAACAAATTAACCACTAAATTGGTTGTGGGTCATACCAAAACGATGTCGTCTCATGTGATcaagagctcactgattgacccagATGGTGGGGTTCTTGTTGATCTGATTGTGTCAGAAAATGAAAGGGAATTAAAGTGTATTGAAGCTGAACAAATGGTGAAAGTGAAATTAACAAAAATTGATTTGGAATGGGTTCATGTTGTTAGTGAAGGTTGGGCTAGTCCATTAAAGGGTTTCATGAGAGAAGATGAGTATCTGCAAAGTTTgcattttaattcaataagattgaaAATTGGGAATGGGAATGATAGTATAGTTAATATGTCATTACCTATTGTTTTGGCTATTGATGATGAGACTAAAGAGAAAATTGGTACTGCTAATGACGTGGCTTTAGTTGGCCCTGATAATAAGACAGTTGCTATTCTAAGAAG TATTGAGATATACAAGCATAACAAGGAAGAAAGGATTGCAAGAACATGGGGAACGATAGCTCCGGGACTACCCTACGTTGAAGAAGCAATAACGCCAGCTGGCAATTGGCTCATCGGTGGAGATTTAGAAGTATTATCTCCTATTAAATACAACGATGGTCTTGATAATTACAGGTTGTCTCCCAAGCAACTTCGTGAAGAATTTGATCGTCGACAAGCGGATGCGGTTTTTGCTTTCCAATTAAGGAATCCTGTGCATAATGGGCATGCTTTGTTGATGAACGATACACGTAGAAGACTTTTAGATATGGGTTACAAGAATCCAATTTTGTTGCTTCATCCTTTAGGTGGTTACACAAAAGCCGATGATGTGCCATTAGATGTTCGCATGGAACAACATAGCAAG GTCTTAGAAGATGGAGTACTTGACCCCGAGACTACCATCGTGTCTATATTTCCATCGCCTATGCATTATGCGGGCCCAACCGAAGTACAGTGGCATGCTAAAGCACGAATAAATGCTGGTGCGAATTTCTACATTGTGGGTCGTGATCCAGCTGGAATGGGTCATCCTACTGAGAAACGAGACCTTTATGATCCCGATCATGGTAAAAAGGTTTTAAGCATGGCTCCTGGATTAGAGAAGTTGAATATTTTGCCATTCAGG GTTGCAGCATATGACACAATAGCTAAAAAGATGGATTTTTTCGACCCTTCACGCGCTAAAGATTTTCTTTTTATCTCTGGGACTAAG ATGCGAACATTTGCAAGAACAGGGGAGAGTCCGCCAAATGGTTTTATGTGTCCAGGTGGATGGGACGTTCTTGTCAAATATTACGCGAGCTTACAAGTCGAAGAGGCTACACCAGCTTCTGTATCTGCTTaa